One Simkaniaceae bacterium DNA window includes the following coding sequences:
- a CDS encoding class I SAM-dependent methyltransferase, which translates to MKKMILFLALCTTAFAEHPLDRYKAYLENGTYENQDFSHLARKPLSRYDTFKAAFEGFKKNHGKIIVELGTSRSFTHGGHPGCNLDDRRFWTPSQPENWDWGAGFFTRMCAETFKDHPIEFHTVDLIRSHIARCQWMTKDFPFIRYHVNSSLIFLKNWNPGKKIDLLYLDTGDMTPIEPTAQLQLAEAKLIVSRNLIAPGGLILVDDVRNQTPRKFGETSDLGKSKYALPYLLKNGFELVMDEYQVLLRKI; encoded by the coding sequence ATGAAAAAAATGATTCTCTTTTTAGCTTTATGCACAACTGCATTTGCAGAGCATCCTCTGGATCGGTATAAAGCTTATCTGGAAAATGGAACCTATGAAAATCAAGATTTTTCCCATTTAGCTAGAAAGCCGCTCTCGCGCTATGACACCTTTAAAGCTGCATTTGAAGGATTTAAGAAAAACCACGGCAAAATCATTGTTGAACTGGGAACATCACGCAGCTTTACTCACGGGGGACATCCCGGTTGCAACCTAGACGATAGACGCTTTTGGACACCTTCTCAACCTGAGAATTGGGATTGGGGCGCAGGTTTTTTCACCCGCATGTGTGCTGAAACTTTTAAAGACCATCCCATTGAATTCCACACCGTCGATTTAATCCGCTCTCATATTGCGAGATGCCAATGGATGACAAAAGACTTTCCCTTTATCCGCTACCATGTCAATTCATCCCTGATTTTTCTAAAAAATTGGAATCCCGGAAAAAAGATCGATCTCCTCTATCTAGATACCGGAGATATGACTCCTATTGAACCAACAGCCCAACTTCAACTTGCTGAAGCCAAACTCATCGTGAGCCGCAATCTCATTGCCCCCGGTGGCCTTATACTCGTTGATGACGTCAGAAACCAAACACCTAGGAAATTCGGAGAAACATCAGACCTTGGCAAATCCAAATATGCGCTTCCCTATCTCCTCAAAAATGGCTTTGAGCTTGTCATGGATGAATACCAAGTCTTGCTCCGCAAAATTTAA